In Populus alba chromosome 1, ASM523922v2, whole genome shotgun sequence, a single window of DNA contains:
- the LOC118056841 gene encoding uncharacterized protein encodes MEENNNRESLINRNNKLSRSQSHAYDELKSFRSYLRWMCVDQSSMATACLSWAMFVLFGLVVPATSHFMLACSSCDSRHGRPYDSVVQLSLSSVATLSFVCLSRFVRKYGLRRFLFFDKLWDESETVRRGYTNQLNRSLKLLLIFVIPCFVAECAYKIWWYASGASQIPFLGNVVLSDTVACVMELCSWLYRTLVIFLVCVLFHLICHLQILRLQDFARVFQVDSDVGSVLSEHFRIRRHLRIISHRYRRFVLCSLILITGSQFASLLITTKAHAVVDIYRAGELALCSITLVTGLLIILRTATKITHKAQAVTSLAAKWHICATLDTFDSTEGETPRHDSGQVFPVVGTDGESDGDDAGDEEDELDNSKLIPAYAYSTISFQKRQALVTYFENNRAGITVYGFTLDRSTLHSIFGFELALVLWLLGKTIGIS; translated from the exons ATGGAGGAAAACAACAATAGAGAGTCATTAATAAACCGTAACAATAAGTTATCTCGAAGTCAATCACATGCGTACGATGAATTGAAAAGCTTCAGATCATACCTTCGATGGATGTGCGTAGACCAATCAAGCATGGCAACAGCATGTCTATCATGGGCCATGTTCGTTTTGTTTGGCCTTGTGGTGCCTGCAACATCACATTTCATGCTGGCTTGTTCCAGTTGTGATAGCAGGCATGGAAGGCCTTACGACAGTGTCGTGCAATTGTCATTGAGTAGCGTTGCCACTCTCTCCTTTGTTTGTTTATCAAGATTTGTCAGAAAGTATGGCCTGAGGAGGTTCTTGTTCTTTGATAAGCTTTGGGATGAGAGCGAGACGGTCAGAAGAGGCTACACCAATCAGCTCAAT CGTTCATTGAAGCTTCTGTTGATCTTTGTCATTCCATGCTTTGTAGCAGAATGTGCATACAAGATATGGTGGTATGCATCTGGCGCTTCACAAATCCCATTCTTGGGCAATGTGGTCCTTAGCGACACTGTAGCTTGCGTAATGGAATTGTGCTCTTGGCTTTATCGTACATTAGTAATCTTCTTAGTGTGCGTTCTATTCCATCTGATATGTCACCTCCAGATCCTACGGCTCCAGGACTTCGCTCGAGTCTTCCAAGTGGACTCTGATGTGGGTTCTGTATTGTCGGAGCACTTCAGGATCAGAAGGCACTTGAGGATCATCAGCCATCGCTACCGTAGATTTGTTCTATGCTCCTTGATTTTGATCACTGGGAGCCAGTTTGCTTCATTGCTCATAACAACTAAGGCTCATGCTGTTGTTGACATTTATAGAGCTGGAGAGCTTGCG CTCTGCTCTATAACTCTTGTCACGGGGCTCCTCATAATATTGCGCACTGCAACAAAAATCACACACAAGGCACAAGCTGTTACTAGCCTAGCAGCCAAGTGGCATATTTGTGCAACACTAGACACATTTGATTCAACCGAGGGTGAAACTCCAAGGCATGATAGTGGCCAAGTCTTTCCAGTTGTGGGCACTGACGGGGAATCAGATGGAGATGATGCtggtgatgaagaagatgaattgGACAATTCTAAGTTGATCCCAGCCTACGCTTATAGTACCATCTCATTCCAGAAGAGACAAGCTTTAG TGACCTACTTT